A region from the Candidatus Binatia bacterium genome encodes:
- a CDS encoding radical SAM protein, translating into MKNFEPQEIVVESGSEQSSIYKNLKRAFPNVPFAFTDQLWGKDSPTASRDVFGDGKRKLLLARHRGEFLKKCPGSDGQVCCNYFVINFASNCPMECSYCYLQEYLADNPALKVFSNIEDLLGEADALLGRHRKFFFRIGTGEITDSLALDPYIGFCAEVVPFFAEQPNVLLELKTKSDCVDGLVQLDPKERVVVSWSMNPEKVIDADEHDTASFGERLVAARRCQAGGYKLGFHFDPIVEYPGWEEDYREMVERIFAAVDHRRIAWISLGVLRTTPGLKRVMRSRFPLSRLPTGEQILCPDGKLRYFQPLRVDIYRKMLRWIRAASPIVFVYLCMESKEVWEQVFGFAPSCEKELGSRLANFGF; encoded by the coding sequence ATGAAAAACTTCGAGCCGCAGGAGATCGTCGTCGAGTCGGGATCGGAGCAAAGCTCGATCTATAAAAACCTCAAACGAGCTTTTCCGAACGTTCCGTTTGCTTTTACCGATCAACTCTGGGGGAAAGACTCGCCGACCGCGTCGCGCGATGTTTTCGGGGATGGAAAGCGGAAGCTGTTACTGGCACGCCACCGTGGCGAGTTTCTCAAGAAGTGCCCCGGCAGCGACGGACAGGTCTGCTGCAACTACTTCGTCATCAATTTCGCCAGCAACTGTCCGATGGAATGCAGCTACTGTTATCTTCAGGAGTACCTCGCCGACAATCCGGCGCTCAAGGTCTTCAGCAACATCGAGGATCTGCTCGGCGAAGCCGACGCGCTGCTCGGCCGCCATCGGAAGTTTTTCTTTCGCATTGGCACCGGCGAGATCACCGACAGTCTGGCGCTCGATCCGTACATCGGCTTTTGCGCCGAAGTCGTTCCTTTCTTCGCCGAACAGCCGAACGTTCTCCTTGAGTTAAAGACCAAGAGCGACTGCGTCGATGGGCTGGTGCAGCTCGACCCCAAGGAGCGCGTGGTGGTCTCCTGGTCGATGAATCCCGAGAAGGTGATCGACGCCGACGAGCACGACACGGCGTCGTTCGGGGAGAGACTGGTGGCGGCGCGGCGCTGCCAGGCTGGGGGCTACAAGCTCGGCTTTCACTTCGATCCCATAGTCGAGTACCCCGGCTGGGAGGAAGATTATCGCGAAATGGTCGAGAGGATTTTTGCCGCGGTGGATCACCGCCGGATCGCCTGGATCAGCCTGGGCGTGCTGCGCACGACTCCCGGCCTCAAGCGGGTCATGCGCTCGCGTTTTCCGCTGAGTCGGTTGCCGACGGGTGAGCAGATTCTCTGTCCCGACGGCAAGCTGCGCTACTTCCAGCCTCTCCGGGTCGATATCTACCGTAAGATGCTCCGCTGGATTCGCGCCGCGTCTCCCATTGTGTTTGTATATCTCTGCATGGAATCCAAAGAGGTCTGGGAGCAGGTCTTCGGCTTTGCCCCGAGCTGTGAGAAAGAGCTGGGCAGCCGGCTCGCCAATTTTGGATTTTAG
- the murI gene encoding glutamate racemase: protein MNNDNPIGLFDSGIGGLTVLQRIMEVLPKENTVYLGDTARSPYGTKSVETVLRYSFENADFLIQKNVKLLVVACNTSTAVALKALQQNLAVPVVGVIEPGARAAVAKTKNKKIGVIGTEATIQSGAYTQALRAIDPKVEVYSRACPLFVPLVEEGWLDNKVVEMTVESYLSGLKRSGIDALILGCTHYPLLKKALRKFLGRGVRLVDSAEETANEVSRLLGEGSLQRERGKGAASFFVTDVPDRFIKVGRRFLGEKVDSAVRIER, encoded by the coding sequence ATGAACAATGACAATCCTATCGGTTTGTTTGACTCCGGCATCGGTGGTCTCACTGTTCTCCAGCGGATCATGGAAGTCCTGCCAAAGGAGAACACGGTCTACCTCGGCGATACAGCGCGCTCGCCGTATGGGACCAAGTCGGTCGAGACCGTGCTGCGCTACTCGTTTGAGAACGCCGACTTTCTGATTCAGAAGAACGTGAAGCTGCTCGTCGTCGCCTGCAATACTTCCACCGCCGTCGCTCTTAAAGCCCTTCAACAGAATCTCGCCGTCCCCGTGGTGGGCGTGATCGAGCCGGGCGCGAGAGCGGCAGTAGCGAAGACCAAGAATAAAAAAATCGGCGTGATCGGCACCGAAGCCACAATCCAGAGCGGCGCCTACACGCAAGCGCTGAGGGCCATCGATCCAAAGGTCGAAGTATACAGTCGCGCGTGCCCGTTGTTTGTCCCGCTGGTGGAAGAAGGATGGCTCGACAATAAGGTGGTCGAGATGACGGTGGAATCTTATCTTAGCGGGTTGAAGCGCAGCGGAATCGATGCGTTGATCCTAGGCTGCACGCACTATCCCTTGCTCAAAAAAGCGCTCCGGAAATTCCTGGGACGCGGCGTTCGGCTGGTCGATTCCGCCGAAGAGACCGCCAACGAGGTTTCCAGATTGTTAGGGGAAGGCTCGCTGCAACGCGAGCGCGGGAAGGGCGCGGCGAGTTTTTTCGTCACCGACGTTCCGGACCGCTTTATCAAAGTCGGCCGGCGCTTTCTCGGCGAGAAGGTGGACTCGGCGGTCCGGATCGAGCGCTGA
- the secA gene encoding preprotein translocase subunit SecA, with protein sequence MLNLVKKIVGTKNEREIKRIRPVVEQIAALEPQLEKLGDADLRAKTDEFKKRINEATASARAAFEEAQTRALAAPAEEREDLKTEVENLEKELRQATADVLHEILPEAFAATREASKRTIGLRHFDEQMIGGIILHEGKIAEMKTGEGKTLVATLPFYLNALAGKGVHLITVNDYLARRDVQWMGPIYHALGLTVASIVHEASYLFDPTYVTKDYRYLNLRPISRQEAYRADITYGTNHEFGFDYLRDNMKFSLEEYVQRELNFAIVDEVDNILIDEARTPLIISGPAEESTDKYYVIDRIIPKLQRGAVIQGDQSQEKRAAIEKQGDYTVDEKSRTATLTESGVAKVERLLNIHNLYDPRHIDTLHHVNQGLKAHAIFKRDVDYVVKDGEVIIVDEFTGRLMPGRRWSDGLHQAIEAKEGVHIREENQTLATITIQNYFRMYKKLAGMTGTADTEATEFKKIYKLDVAVIPTHRNMIRTDNPDMVYKSEKEKFNAVVDEIEQCHEKGQPVLVGTTSVAKSERLSRLLKQKGVKHNVLNAVNHEAEATVIAQAGRFGTVTIATNMAGRGTDILLGGNPEFLARADMEHEWISRSAKLPLQGATRYEDTLRELREKYDEEVQKAERQYRKEGELFEQQRSDSLKKLTESQRRLRELSPFRDLREEYEQISATELIEALHELNGIPERYLKAKETLESSLSASGDAVARDAREAFDEARETFDQSLERWQEGNGRRAEIMEALDETRRNYEQRVNDYEFAVANSVLSRGEHAAEVSEYEAARRAFEEAEARCDEVRGPYEEAIRAAQRNYESKRQEYVKIVEEVREELEKAPEAYRQRFDEILGKYQKVCAEEREKVVAAGGLHIIGTERHESRRIDNQLRGRSGRQGDPGSSRFYLSLEDDLMRIFGAERIQGIMNRLGMEEGVPIEHGLVTRAIENAQKKVEAHNFDIRKHLLEYDDVMNKQREVIYNQRKEVLKGENLKEEVLEMAAGLAEEIAARYAEKEGDPSEWDFKGLSDALYHQFAFRLEFSEKEQEELTLEQVQERVVQKVTEAYERKEAQFGAPMLRQLEKVIMLQTIDTLWKDHLLNMDHLKEGIGLRGYGQKNPLQEYQKEGFEMFEEMIQRIQEDVVQKLFTIEMAREAAVEEIQVQQRPLRMVLSHGGSEEPARPVALKRDGAKIGRNDPCSCGSGKKYKRCCGK encoded by the coding sequence ATGTTGAATCTGGTTAAAAAGATCGTCGGCACCAAGAACGAGCGCGAGATCAAGCGCATCCGGCCGGTCGTCGAACAGATCGCCGCCCTCGAACCGCAGCTCGAAAAACTCGGCGATGCCGACCTTAGGGCCAAGACAGACGAGTTCAAGAAAAGAATCAATGAAGCGACGGCGAGCGCGCGCGCCGCTTTCGAAGAGGCCCAAACCCGGGCTTTGGCCGCACCCGCCGAAGAACGGGAGGATCTCAAGACCGAGGTGGAGAATCTCGAGAAGGAGTTGCGCCAGGCGACGGCCGACGTTTTACACGAGATCCTGCCGGAGGCGTTCGCCGCGACGCGCGAGGCCTCGAAGCGGACCATCGGGCTGCGCCATTTCGACGAGCAGATGATCGGCGGCATCATTCTCCACGAGGGGAAGATCGCCGAGATGAAGACCGGCGAAGGCAAGACGCTGGTCGCGACGCTGCCATTCTATCTGAACGCGCTGGCGGGGAAGGGCGTTCACCTGATCACCGTCAACGACTATCTCGCTCGGCGCGACGTGCAGTGGATGGGACCGATCTACCACGCGCTCGGTCTTACGGTTGCCTCTATCGTCCACGAGGCGAGCTATCTTTTCGATCCAACATACGTCACCAAGGATTACCGTTATCTCAACCTCCGCCCAATCTCGCGCCAAGAGGCCTATCGGGCCGACATCACCTACGGCACCAACCACGAGTTCGGCTTCGACTACCTGCGCGACAACATGAAATTCTCACTCGAGGAATACGTCCAGCGCGAGCTGAACTTCGCCATCGTCGACGAGGTGGACAATATCTTGATCGACGAAGCGCGGACGCCGCTCATCATCTCGGGTCCGGCGGAAGAATCGACCGACAAATATTACGTCATCGACCGGATCATTCCCAAACTGCAGCGCGGAGCGGTGATTCAAGGAGATCAATCCCAGGAAAAGCGCGCCGCCATCGAGAAGCAAGGCGACTACACCGTCGATGAAAAGAGCCGCACGGCGACCCTGACGGAGAGCGGCGTGGCGAAAGTGGAGCGCCTGCTCAACATCCACAATCTCTACGACCCGCGTCATATTGACACGCTGCACCACGTGAACCAGGGCCTCAAGGCGCACGCCATCTTCAAGCGCGACGTGGATTATGTGGTGAAGGACGGCGAGGTGATCATCGTGGACGAGTTCACCGGCCGGCTGATGCCCGGCCGGCGCTGGTCCGACGGTCTCCATCAGGCGATCGAAGCGAAAGAAGGCGTGCATATCCGCGAGGAAAACCAGACGCTGGCGACGATCACGATCCAGAATTATTTCCGCATGTACAAGAAGCTCGCCGGCATGACGGGCACGGCCGACACCGAGGCGACCGAGTTCAAGAAAATCTACAAGCTCGACGTGGCGGTGATCCCGACGCACCGGAACATGATCCGGACCGACAACCCGGACATGGTCTACAAGAGCGAAAAGGAGAAGTTCAACGCGGTGGTGGACGAGATCGAGCAGTGCCACGAGAAAGGCCAGCCGGTTCTGGTCGGCACCACTTCGGTGGCGAAATCCGAACGCCTTTCCCGCTTGCTCAAGCAGAAGGGCGTGAAGCACAACGTCCTCAACGCCGTGAATCACGAGGCGGAAGCGACGGTAATCGCGCAGGCGGGAAGGTTCGGCACCGTCACGATCGCGACCAACATGGCCGGGCGGGGCACGGACATTCTGCTCGGCGGCAACCCGGAATTTCTCGCGCGCGCCGACATGGAGCACGAATGGATCAGCCGCTCGGCGAAGCTCCCGCTGCAGGGCGCTACGCGCTACGAGGACACGCTCAGAGAGCTCAGGGAAAAATACGACGAGGAAGTTCAAAAGGCCGAGAGACAATACCGCAAAGAGGGGGAACTGTTCGAGCAACAGCGCAGCGACTCGCTCAAGAAACTCACCGAGAGCCAGCGGCGCTTAAGAGAGCTTTCTCCCTTCCGGGACTTGAGAGAAGAATACGAGCAGATATCGGCGACGGAATTGATCGAAGCCCTGCACGAGCTCAACGGCATTCCCGAACGTTATCTCAAGGCGAAGGAGACCCTGGAGTCGTCGTTGTCGGCGTCGGGCGACGCCGTCGCGCGAGACGCGCGCGAAGCATTCGACGAGGCGCGCGAGACTTTCGACCAATCGCTGGAGCGGTGGCAGGAGGGGAACGGCCGCAGAGCGGAGATCATGGAGGCGCTCGACGAGACCAGGCGAAATTACGAGCAGCGGGTGAACGATTACGAGTTCGCCGTCGCCAACTCGGTGCTCTCGCGCGGGGAACACGCGGCCGAAGTGAGCGAGTACGAAGCGGCGCGCCGGGCGTTTGAAGAGGCGGAGGCGCGCTGTGACGAAGTGCGTGGGCCTTATGAAGAAGCCATCCGCGCGGCGCAGCGAAACTACGAGTCGAAGCGGCAGGAATACGTGAAGATCGTCGAGGAAGTCCGCGAGGAATTGGAAAAGGCGCCGGAGGCCTACCGCCAACGATTCGACGAGATCCTCGGCAAGTACCAAAAAGTCTGCGCCGAAGAGAGAGAAAAGGTGGTCGCCGCCGGCGGGCTGCACATCATCGGCACGGAGCGCCACGAGAGCCGGCGCATCGACAACCAACTGCGCGGGCGATCCGGGCGGCAGGGCGATCCAGGCTCTTCGCGATTTTATCTATCGCTCGAAGACGACCTCATGCGCATCTTCGGCGCCGAGCGGATTCAAGGCATCATGAACCGCCTGGGGATGGAAGAGGGCGTGCCGATCGAGCACGGGCTGGTCACGCGCGCGATCGAGAACGCGCAGAAAAAAGTCGAGGCCCACAACTTCGACATCCGCAAGCACCTGCTGGAGTACGACGACGTGATGAACAAGCAGCGGGAGGTCATTTACAATCAGAGAAAAGAAGTTCTCAAAGGGGAAAACCTGAAGGAAGAGGTGCTGGAGATGGCCGCGGGGCTCGCCGAGGAGATCGCCGCGCGCTATGCGGAAAAAGAAGGAGATCCTTCGGAGTGGGATTTCAAGGGACTCAGCGATGCGCTCTATCACCAATTTGCCTTCCGTCTCGAATTTTCCGAGAAGGAACAGGAGGAGCTGACTTTAGAGCAGGTCCAGGAGCGGGTAGTCCAAAAGGTCACGGAGGCCTACGAGCGCAAGGAAGCGCAGTTCGGCGCGCCGATGCTGCGCCAGTTGGAGAAGGTGATCATGCTGCAAACCATCGATACGCTGTGGAAGGATCACCTTCTCAACATGGACCATTTAAAGGAAGGCATCGGGCTGCGCGGCTACGGGCAGAAAAATCCCCTGCAGGAATACCAGAAGGAAGGCTTCGAGATGTTCGAGGAGATGATCCAGCGCATCCAGGAGGACGTGGTTCAGAAGCTTTTCACGATCGAAATGGCGCGGGAAGCCGCAGTGGAAGAGATTCAGGTCCAGCAGCGGCCGCTGCGGATGGTCTTGAGCCACGGCGGCAGCGAAGAGCCGGCGCGGCCCGTGGCGCTGAAGCGCGACGGCGCCAAGATCGGCAGGAACGATCCGTGCTCCTGCGGCAGCGGAAAAAAATACAAGCGATGCTGCGGCAAGTAG
- a CDS encoding Ig-like domain-containing protein, whose translation MKKNVSVFVEMFSALVFFAALLLTPPAAFAALTEFFAATGKLSLSVDGAGSNSASHIAEVDKPNASATVRAAFVLAASTGFSGRVLNNGDVTINGTPINWDAQVSGAINNSNHLADVTSIVKPTVDAAAAGRVAFTFTEVATVGIEGEILVVVFDDPLQTADTTVSLLFGAQNIAGDTFSITLAQPIDPNAAGALADMGLGISFGFQPSGQFSLVNVNGQRLTTSAGGQDDGGSFNGGLITVGGLDDSNANPNPTAPPTSFRTDDELYSLLPFITSSDTTISVFSQNPSNDDNIFFAYFHLSGAAIVGEGIVLSPTSATNPLGTQHTVTAKVTDNTGAPIQGELVTFNVIAGPNAGDNGTGTTNVNGDATFTYTGDGGAGTDQIQASFVDSSGQVQTSNTVTKDWTTAANTPPVADPQSVTTTEDTPKLITLTGSDVDNDPLTFTIVTPPQNGTLSQLVPASNSQLSRAKRRLKARLQKEKKRPGTVASALRSKQLTAIIQATVANSVTYTPNLNYNGPDSFTFIVNDGTVDSPPATVNITVTPAQDAPEIQNLTFARRDSPDPGYSTPGIAALLEFRDIDDDFDRLNVTLLKAKNKPKGCGPDVVESDEESIFPFSENRTDPDANPFDFEATEIKTVEIGPKAMAVAAAQGCSITLEITAFNIRGVDLAQHGSNVLSGTFSIDSDTATTTATLSKQSSSSNQLRSGNGTKKIAAPVIR comes from the coding sequence GTGAAAAAGAATGTCTCGGTTTTCGTAGAAATGTTTTCTGCTCTAGTTTTTTTCGCCGCGCTCTTGCTCACACCTCCGGCCGCATTCGCCGCGCTTACCGAATTCTTCGCCGCCACCGGAAAACTCTCCCTTTCGGTCGATGGCGCCGGATCGAACTCCGCATCCCATATTGCTGAGGTTGATAAGCCAAATGCTTCCGCGACCGTGCGCGCTGCTTTCGTGCTGGCCGCCTCGACAGGATTCAGCGGCCGGGTGCTCAACAACGGCGACGTAACGATCAATGGAACTCCCATAAATTGGGACGCCCAAGTCTCCGGCGCTATTAACAATTCGAACCATCTCGCCGATGTTACCTCGATCGTAAAACCCACGGTGGATGCCGCTGCGGCGGGACGCGTGGCGTTTACGTTCACGGAAGTCGCCACGGTTGGCATCGAGGGCGAAATTCTGGTCGTAGTCTTTGACGATCCATTGCAAACCGCGGACACCACCGTCAGTCTCCTCTTTGGCGCGCAGAACATAGCGGGCGATACCTTTTCGATAACTCTCGCCCAGCCGATCGATCCCAATGCTGCGGGGGCCCTGGCCGACATGGGCTTGGGAATTTCTTTCGGCTTTCAGCCATCGGGGCAATTCAGCCTCGTCAATGTTAATGGCCAGAGACTCACGACCTCCGCAGGAGGCCAGGACGACGGTGGATCTTTCAACGGTGGTTTGATTACTGTCGGAGGACTTGACGACTCCAATGCAAATCCTAATCCCACCGCCCCCCCTACAAGCTTTAGGACCGACGATGAGCTTTACTCGCTGCTTCCATTTATTACGTCATCCGATACGACCATTTCAGTTTTCTCCCAGAACCCTTCCAACGACGACAACATATTCTTCGCATACTTTCATCTTTCCGGGGCTGCGATCGTCGGCGAGGGCATCGTGCTGAGCCCGACCAGCGCTACCAACCCCCTCGGAACGCAGCATACCGTGACGGCCAAAGTCACTGACAACACCGGAGCGCCGATTCAGGGCGAGTTGGTGACGTTCAATGTGATTGCGGGCCCGAACGCGGGCGATAACGGCACCGGCACGACGAACGTCAACGGCGACGCTACATTCACCTACACCGGTGACGGAGGGGCAGGAACCGATCAGATCCAAGCTTCGTTCGTAGATTCGAGCGGGCAGGTACAGACTTCCAACACCGTCACTAAAGATTGGACGACCGCGGCCAATACTCCTCCGGTGGCTGACCCACAGTCGGTTACGACGACTGAAGATACCCCAAAGCTTATCACGCTCACCGGCAGCGATGTCGATAATGATCCGCTGACTTTCACGATCGTAACTCCACCTCAGAATGGGACGCTGTCGCAGCTCGTGCCAGCCTCGAACAGCCAGCTATCCAGGGCAAAGCGTCGGCTCAAGGCGCGGCTGCAGAAGGAAAAAAAGAGACCGGGTACAGTGGCTTCAGCACTTCGGTCGAAGCAACTGACCGCGATCATCCAAGCCACGGTGGCAAACTCGGTCACCTATACGCCCAACCTGAATTACAACGGCCCGGACAGCTTCACCTTTATAGTCAACGATGGCACCGTGGACAGCCCGCCGGCCACGGTTAACATCACGGTAACGCCGGCGCAGGATGCTCCGGAGATTCAAAACCTGACGTTCGCTCGCAGGGACTCTCCCGACCCCGGGTATTCTACCCCCGGCATCGCCGCGCTGCTCGAGTTCCGCGATATTGACGATGATTTTGACCGTCTGAACGTCACCTTGCTGAAAGCCAAGAACAAACCTAAAGGCTGCGGACCTGACGTTGTTGAATCGGATGAGGAATCCATATTCCCCTTTTCCGAAAATAGGACCGACCCCGATGCCAATCCATTCGACTTTGAAGCGACCGAGATAAAGACGGTGGAAATCGGCCCAAAAGCCATGGCAGTGGCGGCGGCGCAAGGCTGCAGCATAACGTTGGAGATCACGGCATTTAATATTCGGGGCGTAGATCTAGCCCAGCATGGCTCGAACGTATTGTCGGGAACCTTCAGCATCGATAGCGACACGGCAACGACGACGGCAACGCTAAGCAAGCAGTCTAGCAGCAGCAATCAGCTTCGAAGCGGCAATGGGACGAAAAAAATCGCTGCGCCCGTAATTCGTTAA
- a CDS encoding FecR domain-containing protein: MGFYNPPEPSPLTIIIRGDKKQGHKFSSKRRSSMGSYRLIVGALFLLSITFEQGSLYAQQQPAGVVTAVQGQAQLTRQAQPTQLRQKDGILIRDIIDTREKSSARMLFGGKASVTVRELSRFEVQEETLPGGATRSTVQLNSGAILVNVARQLMKPGDEIIINTNNAVAAVRGSMVYAEAVDAARSTFAQLSGEALLRCPPPATSPSANLTRFTATEITGQGVNCNVGEIRNITEEFAALLLRPFQLPRAVGAEANGATIVKNGIADTAVIADAALVTGQTPTLPSPTPPGAPPPLPGGNIPPVITTIKLPKPIR; this comes from the coding sequence TTGGGTTTTTATAACCCGCCGGAGCCAAGTCCATTGACAATTATTATTCGTGGCGATAAAAAGCAAGGCCATAAGTTTTCCAGCAAACGGAGGTCTTCCATGGGAAGCTATCGCCTCATCGTCGGCGCTTTGTTTCTTCTGTCCATCACATTTGAGCAGGGCTCCCTTTATGCGCAGCAGCAACCGGCCGGAGTCGTGACGGCCGTTCAAGGACAAGCCCAACTGACGCGCCAAGCTCAGCCGACGCAGTTGCGCCAGAAAGACGGCATTCTGATTCGAGACATCATCGATACGCGCGAGAAATCTTCCGCGCGCATGCTCTTCGGCGGCAAGGCCAGCGTTACCGTGAGGGAACTGAGCCGCTTTGAGGTGCAAGAAGAAACGCTTCCCGGCGGGGCCACACGCTCGACCGTTCAACTCAATTCGGGCGCGATTCTGGTCAACGTGGCGCGCCAGCTCATGAAGCCGGGCGACGAAATCATCATCAACACCAACAACGCGGTCGCCGCGGTGCGAGGCTCGATGGTTTACGCCGAAGCCGTTGATGCTGCGAGAAGCACTTTTGCGCAGTTATCGGGCGAGGCTCTTCTGAGGTGCCCTCCGCCGGCAACCAGCCCCTCCGCCAACCTAACTCGATTCACTGCGACGGAAATCACTGGACAGGGCGTCAACTGCAACGTTGGGGAGATCAGAAACATCACAGAGGAATTCGCCGCCCTTCTGCTTCGGCCATTCCAACTTCCTCGAGCGGTAGGCGCAGAAGCCAATGGGGCCACGATTGTAAAGAACGGTATCGCCGATACGGCGGTTATCGCCGATGCAGCCTTGGTAACGGGACAGACGCCAACCCTGCCAAGTCCAACACCTCCGGGTGCGCCGCCGCCGCTTCCGGGAGGAAATATTCCTCCGGTCATTACTACGATCAAACTGCCTAAACCCATTCGGTGA